CGCCCCTTGCTGCTCGCGAAGGCCGTCTGTCCCACGGACACGACGTTCTCCTGAGGGCGGCTCCCAGAAAGGGCCTTTCCTGCGGGTTCATCGATGAGCAGCGCTGCGTCCACGACTTTGGACAGTGCCTCGGCCGCTGCGTCGGCGCTGCCTTTGTCTACCAATAAGATGTCGTCATATTCCTCAGTCGCAGAAATCAGTAAGGTGTCGTCGGTGTCGTCCACGACCACAGGATCGCTTGATAGACCATTGAAGGTGTTTGATGTCCCCCCGAGTGCACCTCCGATCACCCCTCCGTTAGCGCCCCCGCCGGTCGTGCCAGGCCCCGTCAAGTCGATAAAGAGGGGCTCATCTGTTGGCGATGCTGCCGTGATCTGGGTCTTTGTCCCCTGGTTTTGCACCACCGACGCCGGGGCGCGGACGTCAATGGGAGGAGCAGCTGTGGGGGCTCCCGTCACGGGCTGCCATTCCGCCTTCCCGGCGCCCTtgatcacctcctcctccttcagcagGTGACCCATGGCCATCGCCGCCGATAAGGGCGCGTTGATGTGCGACTGGGCCTGGCTTCCGCTGTGACCAGTAGCTGCCTGACCTGTCCCGGCATTATAGGTATTTTGCAGAGGTCTTGCGGCCGTCTGCCCCGTTCCCGTACCGCTGTACCCAGGTGAGGGGAGCTGACGGCCTGAACCCAGAGCTTTGCACCTGAGGAGCCTTTAGCCCTGTGGGATTTGCTTGCACTCCTCCGGTGTTAGCCTGTGGGGCGCTATATCCAGTTGCTGGAGCCTGAGGTGCCCCATAGCCAGTGGCCGGGGCTTGTGGGGCCTGAGGTGCGCCATAGCCAGTGGCTGGGGCTTGTGGAGCGCCATAGCCGGTAGCAGGAGCTTGAGGAGCGCCATATCCGGTGGCCGGGGCCTGTGGGGCACCGTACGTGTCGGAAGGAGGAGCGCCATAGTTGGAGGAAGGGGCCGGAGGAGCGCCATAGTTGGAGGAAGGGGCCGGAGGAGCGCCGTAACCCGTGGACGGAGGCTGGTAAGACACCTGGATGTAGCCATTGctgccgtcgccgccgccgcctccgtaCCCGGTTCCCGATGATCCGCCTCCGTAATGGGACGGCGGGCGGCGGTAGTAGCTGGACTGTCCGCCTCCCTTATTGAAAAAGTTTCCCTTGTTGAAGAGGCTGCCTTTGAAGTCGAGCACCTGACTCTTCAAGTTCCGAATGCCCTCAATAAACGGAGCTTTGAGGTTCCTAAGGCTAGTGAATGCCTGGGACTTGAGTCGCTGGAGCCCTCTGAGATGCCCCGCGaaacctcctccccctttgcccccgccatacccccgccgccgccgccgccgccgccgccatacCCTCCTCCCTTGTACCGGTTGCCGCGGTTAAACGACGGCCATCGGAAGATGTTGAAGTTGATGCCAGACGCCGCCCCCACGACGAAGACTAGCAAAAGGATCGGCAGGAGCCTCATGATTCCTCCTTTTTCCTGCGTTGAGATCACTGGCTAATCTGGTCACCAAATGAGACAAAATTATCCTTTCAGAAAAGTGTATTCAGAGCATAACCCCCAACAGCAAAACGAAAACAAGGTTCTCTCCAGCACGGAAAAGTCTCGAGTCACAAGGCGTCCTCACACGCAGTCGGGCTGAGTCAGACCTGCAGCGCGTCGCCCGAATCACGAGTCACGAAAGCGCACGTCCGTCGAGCGAGAGAGCCGCGGTGCGAGTGGCAGTCGGGGGCGCTCGTAGGCCCAGCTGAGCCAGCGGAGAGCCACGCTCTTGGACTTTCTCTTTCCTCAAGTTCCTCCCGCCTCGCCCCGCCTCGCCCCGCTCTGTCTCGCTTCGCCCCGCCTTGTCTCGCCTCGCCTTCAGGGTCGTGATCTCCGCCATTAGCCAGCGATAAACGTAGGTatcatcctctttcccttttccactaTTCTTTGCATTGTCTCCTGTCGctcgtcttcctttctttttcgtaCCTTTGAaactagtctgtctgtctctccattttcatttcattcaatttttttttataccagtactctctctctgacctccccccctcctcttttttctgctggcaag
The Penaeus monodon isolate SGIC_2016 chromosome 9, NSTDA_Pmon_1, whole genome shotgun sequence DNA segment above includes these coding regions:
- the LOC119576709 gene encoding uncharacterized protein LOC119576709, producing the protein MRLLPILLLVFVVGAASGINFNIFRWPSFNRGNRYKGGGLRNLKAPFIEGIRNLKSQVLDFKGSLFNKGNFFNKGGGQSSYYRRPPSHYGGGSSGTGYGGGGGDGSNGYIQVSYQPPSTGYGAPPAPSSNYGAPPAPSSNYGAPPSDTYGAPQAPATGYGAPQAPATGYGAPQAPATGYGAPQAPQAPATGYGAPQAPATGYSAPQANTGGVQANPTGLKAPQVQSSGGTGTGQTAARPLQNTYNAGTGQAATGHSGSQAQSHINAPLSAAMAMGHLLKEEEVIKGAGKAEWQPVTGAPTAAPPIDVRAPASVVQNQGTKTQITAASPTDEPLFIDLTGPGTTGGGANGGVIGGALGGTSNTFNGLSSDPVVVDDTDDTLLISATEEYDDILLVDKGSADAAAEALSKVVDAALLIDEPAGKALSGSRPQENVVSVGQTAFASSKGRSSDTLQPGQNSNMMFSGLMEELQLSTLMALIRRANLEAMLTTEGGFTIFAPSDSAFSLLPRSVVSQLQNNTDKLREVVLFHVVPGVLRLEDLTDNGMLSSASPKGRKLRVNVFRHGSDLQDVVTINGARVKRHDMIATNGVIHVIDKVLYPMADLSIMDHLTTCETFTGANVAVTGAGLTPVLEQDGPYTVFLPTTEAFAAIDNATVSSFIENITLLQNVLMYHIVPGAYFSEGLRDGTWLPTLAQEQELQMRVTSDGYTRRLAGVGGKANVIKHDIIATNGVIHVIDTVLRPEKETPVCGHF